In Devosia sp. XK-2, one DNA window encodes the following:
- the deoC gene encoding deoxyribose-phosphate aldolase, protein MSLKVVDATHSEAVHQRNPGYPLDLDWVERVRMNRSALERRAGTIGARRTVKKDYQLAWLLKAITMIDLTTLNADDTPGRVERLCAKARNPIRRDILDQLGMANRRILPGAVCVYHTFVSTAVKSLEGSGIPVAAVSTAFPHGLAPVETKIAEIEASVKDGAKEIDIVIERGMVLRGDWQALYDQVKAFRKACGDAHIKTILGTGELATQTNIAKASLVCMLAGADFIKTSTGKEKVNANLVTSLTMIRMIRWFAEETGIEIGYKPAGGIATAGDALKYMALMKEELGTHWLQPHLFRFGASSLLTDIERQLEHGLTGHYAADYRQPMV, encoded by the coding sequence ACGCGTGCGCATGAACCGCTCGGCCCTCGAGCGCCGCGCCGGCACCATCGGCGCGCGCCGCACGGTCAAAAAGGACTACCAATTAGCGTGGCTTCTCAAGGCCATAACCATGATTGACCTGACCACGCTCAACGCCGACGACACCCCCGGCCGCGTCGAGCGCCTCTGCGCCAAGGCCCGCAATCCCATCCGCCGCGACATCCTCGACCAGCTCGGAATGGCCAACCGCCGCATCCTCCCCGGCGCCGTCTGCGTCTATCACACCTTCGTCAGCACGGCTGTTAAGTCCTTGGAAGGTAGTGGTATTCCGGTGGCTGCCGTCTCCACAGCCTTCCCTCATGGCCTGGCGCCAGTCGAAACCAAGATCGCCGAAATCGAGGCTTCGGTGAAGGATGGCGCCAAGGAAATCGACATCGTCATCGAGCGCGGCATGGTCCTGCGCGGCGACTGGCAGGCGCTTTACGACCAGGTCAAAGCGTTCCGCAAGGCCTGTGGCGACGCTCACATCAAGACCATCCTGGGCACGGGCGAACTGGCTACGCAAACCAATATCGCCAAGGCCTCGCTGGTCTGCATGCTGGCCGGCGCCGACTTCATCAAGACCTCGACCGGCAAGGAAAAGGTCAATGCCAACCTCGTCACCTCGCTGACCATGATCCGCATGATCCGCTGGTTCGCCGAGGAAACCGGCATTGAGATCGGCTACAAGCCCGCTGGTGGCATCGCCACGGCCGGCGATGCGCTCAAATACATGGCGCTGATGAAAGAAGAGCTGGGCACCCACTGGCTGCAGCCGCACCTGTTCCGCTTCGGCGCATCGTCGCTGCTGACCGACATCGAACGGCAGCTCGAGCATGGGCTGACGGGTCATTACGCCGCCGATTATCGCCAGCCAATGGTGTGA
- a CDS encoding aldehyde dehydrogenase family protein, giving the protein MNKIAQIFDSLEYGPAPEAPDQAIAWLDSKSRKFGHFIDGKWTKPGKTFTADNPATGASLAEITDGTAADVDAAVKAARAAFKGWSALSGYERGKYLYAIARMIQKHSRLFAVLESMDNGKPIRETRDADIPLVARHFYHHAGWATHIVREFPDHVPYGVCGQIIPWNFPLLMLAWKIAPALAAGNTVVLKPAEFTSLTALLFAEICERVGLPKGVVNIVTGEGDTGAAIVNHPDIDKIAFTGSTEVGKIIRAATAGSGKGLSLELGGKSPYIVFEDADLDSAVEGLVDAIWFNQGQVCCAGSRLLVQESIEERFIAKVKARMEKLRVGDPLDKSVDIGALVAPVQVERIRDLMKKGVAEGAVVYEPDGQLPAAGCYLKPALVTNVSPANTLVSEEIFGPVLVAMSFRTPEEAVALANNTKYGLAATLWSENINLALDIAPQLKAGVIWINGTNNFDAAVGFGGYKESGFGREGGREGMAVYLKPSWEKTLKAAPATAPANPATANPLDTGHVDQTAKMYIGGKQARPDSGYNRPVLGPRGELVGEVGEGNRKDIRNAVEAARKALSWGTTPAHTRAQILYFLAENLDYRRDEFAARIKAQTGEDGAEEVALSVERLFSFAGWADKYDGAVHNPPQRMIATALVEPLGVLGIVAPPSRPLLGSVALLAPAIAMGNTIVLVPSERSPLSMTDFYQVLETSDMPSGVVNIVTGESVTLAKTLAEHDGVDGMWFAGNAEASAMVEKASVGNLKQTWTSRGLYYDLADPRFAGDYFLSKATQIKNVWIPYGA; this is encoded by the coding sequence ATGAACAAGATCGCGCAAATCTTCGATAGTCTCGAATATGGCCCGGCGCCCGAAGCGCCCGACCAGGCCATTGCCTGGCTCGACAGCAAGTCCCGCAAATTCGGCCATTTCATCGACGGCAAATGGACCAAGCCGGGCAAGACCTTCACCGCCGACAATCCGGCGACCGGCGCTTCGCTGGCCGAAATCACCGATGGCACCGCGGCTGATGTGGACGCGGCAGTGAAAGCGGCCCGCGCCGCGTTCAAGGGCTGGAGCGCGCTCTCGGGCTACGAGCGCGGCAAATATCTCTATGCCATCGCGCGGATGATCCAGAAGCATTCCCGGCTCTTCGCCGTGCTCGAAAGCATGGATAATGGCAAGCCGATCCGCGAAACCCGCGATGCCGATATCCCGCTGGTCGCTCGCCATTTCTACCACCATGCCGGCTGGGCCACCCACATTGTCCGTGAATTTCCCGACCATGTGCCCTATGGCGTTTGCGGCCAGATCATTCCGTGGAATTTCCCGCTTCTGATGCTGGCCTGGAAGATCGCGCCGGCCCTGGCCGCCGGCAATACGGTGGTGCTGAAACCCGCCGAATTCACTTCGCTCACTGCCCTGCTCTTCGCCGAAATCTGCGAACGCGTTGGCCTGCCCAAGGGCGTGGTCAATATCGTGACTGGCGAGGGTGACACGGGCGCCGCCATCGTCAACCATCCCGATATCGACAAGATCGCCTTCACCGGCTCGACCGAAGTGGGCAAGATCATCCGCGCCGCCACGGCTGGCTCGGGCAAGGGCCTCTCGCTCGAACTGGGCGGCAAGTCTCCCTATATCGTTTTTGAAGATGCCGATCTCGACAGTGCCGTCGAGGGCCTGGTCGACGCCATCTGGTTCAACCAGGGTCAGGTCTGCTGCGCCGGCTCGCGCCTGCTCGTGCAGGAGAGTATCGAGGAGCGCTTCATCGCCAAGGTCAAGGCGCGCATGGAAAAGCTGCGCGTCGGCGACCCGCTCGACAAATCCGTTGATATCGGCGCTTTGGTCGCCCCGGTGCAGGTCGAACGCATCCGCGACCTGATGAAAAAGGGCGTCGCCGAAGGCGCCGTGGTCTATGAGCCTGACGGGCAGCTCCCCGCCGCGGGCTGCTACCTCAAGCCCGCGCTCGTCACCAATGTCTCGCCCGCCAATACGCTGGTCAGTGAAGAAATCTTCGGGCCGGTGTTGGTCGCCATGAGCTTCCGCACCCCCGAGGAGGCAGTGGCGCTGGCCAACAACACCAAATATGGCCTTGCCGCCACGCTCTGGAGCGAGAACATCAATCTGGCCCTGGATATCGCGCCCCAGCTCAAGGCTGGCGTTATCTGGATCAACGGCACCAACAATTTCGACGCCGCCGTTGGCTTTGGTGGTTACAAGGAAAGTGGCTTTGGCCGCGAAGGTGGCCGGGAGGGCATGGCTGTCTATCTCAAGCCGAGCTGGGAGAAGACGCTTAAGGCCGCTCCTGCCACCGCGCCCGCCAACCCCGCTACCGCCAATCCGCTCGACACCGGCCATGTCGACCAGACCGCCAAGATGTATATCGGCGGCAAGCAGGCCCGACCCGATAGCGGTTACAATCGTCCCGTCCTTGGCCCTAGGGGCGAGCTGGTCGGCGAAGTGGGCGAAGGTAATCGCAAGGACATCCGCAATGCCGTCGAAGCTGCGCGCAAGGCGCTGAGCTGGGGCACGACCCCCGCCCATACCCGCGCGCAAATCCTCTATTTCCTGGCCGAAAACCTCGATTATCGCCGCGATGAATTTGCCGCCCGAATCAAGGCGCAGACCGGCGAAGATGGCGCCGAAGAAGTCGCGCTATCGGTCGAACGGCTCTTCTCCTTCGCCGGCTGGGCCGACAAATATGACGGCGCCGTGCACAATCCGCCCCAGCGCATGATTGCTACCGCTCTGGTCGAGCCGCTCGGTGTCCTGGGTATCGTCGCCCCGCCGAGCCGCCCATTGCTGGGCTCGGTCGCCTTGCTTGCCCCGGCCATTGCCATGGGCAACACCATTGTGCTGGTACCGTCCGAGCGCTCGCCGCTCTCCATGACCGACTTCTACCAGGTGCTCGAAACCTCCGACATGCCCTCGGGCGTCGTCAATATCGTCACCGGAGAGAGTGTCACGCTCGCCAAAACCCTGGCCGAGCATGATGGTGTCGACGGCATGTGGTTCGCGGGTAATGCCGAAGCCTCCGCCATGGTCGAGAAGGCCTCGGTGGGGAACCTCAAGCAGACCTGGACCAGCCGCGGTCTCTATTACGACCTCGCCGATCCGCGCTTTGCCGGGGATTATTTCCTTTCCAAGGCAACCCAGATCAAGAACGTCTGGATCCCCTACGGGGCGTAA
- the deoA gene encoding thymidine phosphorylase → MVFLPQEVILKKRNGEILAKDDIAQFIAGFADGTVSHAQAAAFAMAVYFQDMTMDERVALTLAMRDSGTVLDWSDLDGPVADKHSTGGVGDNVSLMLAPILAAIGIYVPMISGRGLGHTGGTLDKFDAIPGYQTQPDNALFRKVVKEAGCAIIGQTADLAPADKTLYAIRDVTGTVESIALITASILSKKLAAGLDALILDVKTGSGAFMPTLEQSRDLAQSLVTVANGAGLKTGALITDMNEPLASAAGNGLEVRNAVDFLTGTHQDARLREVTLALCAEIALMTGKAPTLELARQQVDHALDSGRATEHFARMVTALGGPADFIDNMDTHLAPAPIIRDIFAEGQGTISSIDTRGVGMAVVALGGGRATPTDSIDYRVGFDHLAPLGAIADGQTPIARIHAGDEASAADAEARLQRAYEVGEAAIENPIVAGRINPPA, encoded by the coding sequence ATGGTCTTCCTTCCCCAAGAAGTCATCCTCAAGAAGCGCAATGGCGAGATCCTCGCCAAGGACGACATCGCCCAGTTCATCGCCGGCTTTGCCGATGGCACGGTCTCGCATGCCCAGGCGGCCGCCTTTGCCATGGCGGTCTATTTCCAGGACATGACCATGGACGAGCGCGTGGCGCTGACGCTGGCCATGCGCGATAGCGGCACCGTGCTCGACTGGTCCGACCTCGATGGACCCGTGGCCGACAAGCACTCGACCGGCGGCGTCGGCGACAATGTTTCCCTGATGCTGGCGCCGATACTGGCGGCCATCGGCATTTACGTGCCCATGATTTCCGGCCGCGGCCTCGGCCATACCGGCGGTACGCTCGACAAGTTCGACGCCATCCCTGGCTACCAGACCCAGCCGGACAATGCTCTCTTCCGCAAGGTGGTCAAGGAAGCCGGCTGCGCCATCATCGGCCAGACCGCCGACCTCGCCCCTGCCGACAAGACGCTCTACGCCATTCGAGACGTCACTGGCACGGTCGAATCCATTGCGCTGATCACCGCTTCGATCCTCTCGAAAAAGCTTGCTGCGGGCCTCGATGCGCTGATCCTCGACGTCAAGACCGGCTCCGGCGCCTTCATGCCGACACTGGAACAGTCCCGCGACCTGGCGCAAAGTCTCGTCACGGTGGCCAATGGCGCAGGCCTGAAAACCGGGGCACTGATCACCGATATGAACGAGCCTCTGGCCTCAGCGGCGGGGAATGGGCTCGAAGTGCGCAACGCTGTCGATTTCCTCACCGGCACCCATCAGGACGCGCGCCTGCGCGAGGTGACGCTGGCCCTCTGCGCCGAAATCGCCCTGATGACGGGCAAGGCCCCAACCCTTGAACTGGCCCGCCAGCAAGTGGACCATGCCCTCGATTCCGGCCGCGCCACCGAACATTTCGCCAGAATGGTCACGGCCCTTGGCGGCCCTGCCGACTTCATCGACAACATGGACACGCATCTCGCCCCGGCCCCCATCATCCGCGATATCTTTGCCGAAGGGCAGGGGACAATCTCATCCATCGATACCCGCGGCGTCGGCATGGCCGTGGTGGCGCTGGGCGGGGGCCGCGCCACGCCGACGGACAGCATCGATTATCGCGTGGGCTTTGATCATCTCGCCCCATTGGGCGCGATCGCTGATGGTCAGACACCCATTGCTCGTATTCACGCAGGCGACGAAGCCAGCGCCGCCGACGCCGAAGCGCGGCTCCAGCGCGCCTATGAAGTTGGCGAAGCAGCCATTGAGAACCCAATTGTCGCCGGCCGGATCAATCCGCCGGCCTAG
- a CDS encoding phosphopentomutase translates to MPRAIVCLLDSVGIGGAPDAAAYGDEGSNTVGHIAQWAAAGKADRDGLRAGPLHVPNMDAMGLGAAIKLSTGTLPPNLSDTPKGGRFGVGREVSKGKDTPSGHWEIAGVPVPFEWGYFPQTEPTFPPELIAEFLKRTGLPGILGDKHASGTTIIAELGEEHIRTGMPICYTSIDSVFQIAAHETHFGLDRLYEICKIAFELTEPLKIGRVIARPFIGETAETFKRTGNRRDFAIAPPEPTLLDRNAAVGNQVFAIGKISDIYAGSGVTHKLKGTGIPQLFDRTLEAMEMAGDRAFIMTNFVDFDSEYGHRRDVSGYAAALELFDARLPELIAKLRHDDLLILTADHGNDPTWPGTDHTREQVPILVFSPALLPAEIGIRSTFADIGESIAAWLGLAPGPHGKSFL, encoded by the coding sequence ATGCCCCGCGCCATTGTGTGCCTCCTCGACAGCGTTGGTATCGGCGGCGCCCCCGATGCTGCCGCCTATGGCGATGAAGGCTCGAACACGGTCGGTCACATTGCTCAATGGGCCGCTGCCGGCAAGGCGGATCGGGACGGCCTCCGCGCCGGGCCGCTTCACGTGCCGAACATGGATGCCATGGGCCTTGGCGCCGCCATCAAGCTGTCCACCGGCACCCTGCCGCCCAATCTCTCGGACACGCCCAAGGGCGGCCGTTTTGGCGTCGGGCGTGAGGTCTCCAAGGGCAAGGACACCCCTTCGGGCCATTGGGAAATCGCCGGCGTGCCGGTGCCGTTCGAGTGGGGCTATTTCCCGCAAACCGAACCGACTTTTCCGCCTGAACTCATTGCCGAGTTCTTGAAGCGAACCGGTCTGCCCGGCATTCTCGGAGACAAGCACGCCTCGGGCACGACCATCATCGCCGAATTGGGCGAAGAGCATATCCGCACCGGCATGCCGATCTGCTACACCTCGATCGACAGCGTGTTTCAGATCGCTGCCCACGAAACCCATTTCGGCCTCGATCGCCTCTACGAAATCTGCAAAATCGCCTTTGAACTGACCGAGCCGCTCAAGATAGGTCGCGTCATCGCCCGACCCTTCATCGGCGAAACTGCCGAAACCTTCAAGCGCACCGGCAATCGTCGCGACTTCGCCATTGCCCCGCCCGAGCCAACCCTGCTCGATCGCAATGCGGCCGTGGGCAATCAGGTTTTTGCCATCGGCAAGATTTCCGACATCTATGCCGGCTCAGGCGTGACCCACAAATTGAAGGGCACCGGCATCCCACAGCTCTTCGACCGCACGCTCGAAGCCATGGAAATGGCCGGGGATCGCGCTTTCATCATGACCAATTTTGTCGATTTCGACAGCGAATATGGCCATCGCCGCGATGTGTCGGGCTATGCGGCGGCGCTCGAACTGTTCGACGCCCGCCTGCCCGAACTGATTGCAAAGCTCCGGCATGACGATCTGCTGATCCTCACAGCCGATCACGGCAATGATCCCACCTGGCCCGGTACCGATCACACGCGCGAACAGGTGCCGATCCTGGTGTTTTCCCCAGCGCTGCTGCCAGCAGAGATTGGCATTCGCTCCACCTTCGCTGATATAGGGGAAAGCATAGCCGCCTGGCTCGGTCTTGCCCCCGGCCCCCACGGCAAGAGTTTTCTCTGA
- the upp gene encoding uracil phosphoribosyltransferase has product MSRTEGNVTVIDHPMIQHKLTIMRNKETSIAGFRRLLREIAHLMCYEVTRDLELELIDIETPMAPMKSPAIKGKKLVFASILRAGNGLLDGMLDLVPAARVAHIGMYRDHETLEPVEYYFKAPSSLEDRLIIVVDPMLATANSATAAIEKLKERGANNIRFLCLLAAPEGIKHFTEAHPDVPVYTAAIDDHLNEKGYIVPGLGDAGDRMYGTR; this is encoded by the coding sequence ATGAGCAGAACCGAAGGCAATGTGACGGTCATCGATCACCCCATGATCCAGCACAAGCTGACCATCATGCGCAACAAGGAGACCTCCATTGCCGGTTTCCGCCGCCTGTTGCGCGAGATTGCTCATCTCATGTGCTATGAGGTCACCCGCGATCTCGAACTGGAACTGATCGATATCGAGACGCCCATGGCGCCGATGAAGTCGCCCGCCATCAAGGGCAAGAAGCTGGTTTTTGCCTCCATCCTGCGCGCCGGCAATGGCCTGCTCGACGGCATGCTCGATCTGGTGCCCGCCGCCCGCGTGGCTCATATCGGCATGTATCGCGATCACGAAACCCTTGAGCCGGTCGAATATTACTTCAAGGCCCCCTCAAGCCTTGAGGACCGCCTGATCATCGTGGTCGATCCCATGCTGGCCACGGCCAATTCGGCCACCGCCGCCATTGAAAAGCTCAAGGAGCGCGGCGCCAATAATATCCGCTTCCTCTGCCTCCTGGCGGCCCCCGAAGGCATCAAGCATTTCACCGAGGCCCATCCCGACGTGCCGGTCTATACCGCCGCCATCGACGACCATCTCAATGAAAAGGGCTATATCGTCCCCGGTCTCGGCGATGCCGGCGACCGCATGTACGGCACGCGCTAG
- a CDS encoding HAD family phosphatase, producing the protein MNDHIIPVFDLGGVFVDWNPMYLFRTLFDSEEDAQWFHDQICTSDWNLEFDAGEIYAEGVAKLVTRFPKYWREIQAFDKRWNETVGGFIQGTIDIHNELIEQDIPTFAITNFSWEKWMSCLGEWPFLEKFDGVVVSGLEGLVKPDPRLYRVFCERYALAPESCVFIDDSEPNIVAARKFGMKGIHFKDPVHLRTDLIALGLPLKAK; encoded by the coding sequence ATGAACGACCACATCATTCCTGTATTCGACCTGGGCGGCGTCTTCGTCGACTGGAACCCGATGTATCTGTTCCGCACGCTGTTCGACAGCGAGGAGGATGCGCAATGGTTCCATGACCAGATCTGCACCAGCGATTGGAACCTGGAATTCGATGCGGGCGAAATCTATGCCGAGGGTGTGGCCAAGCTGGTGACGCGGTTCCCGAAATATTGGCGGGAAATCCAGGCCTTCGACAAGCGCTGGAACGAGACCGTTGGCGGGTTCATCCAGGGCACGATCGACATCCACAATGAGTTGATCGAGCAGGACATTCCCACCTTTGCCATTACCAATTTCTCCTGGGAGAAATGGATGAGCTGCCTGGGCGAATGGCCGTTTCTGGAAAAGTTCGACGGGGTGGTGGTGTCAGGCCTTGAAGGGCTGGTCAAGCCCGACCCGCGGCTCTATCGCGTGTTCTGCGAGCGCTATGCGCTGGCGCCGGAGAGCTGCGTGTTCATTGACGACAGCGAACCCAATATCGTGGCCGCGCGCAAGTTCGGCATGAAGGGCATCCACTTCAAGGACCCGGTGCATTTGCGGACCGACCTGATCGCGCTGGGGCTGCCGCTCAAGGCGAAGTAG
- a CDS encoding TadE/TadG family type IV pilus assembly protein, producing MSFRKDILDRVRRLIRAEQGVAAVEFALVLPIMLFVYLGTLEASTLITMDRKVQSVAGAVGDLVARANGTITSSELQDYFQAASGIMIPYSADEVAQVVTAIQVSSDGKTATVVWTRKLEDGNYTSLTPYTVGGTYPLPEAMTNIAKGQMVIAAEASYTAKPLVGVIFDVPVNLYRASYFLSRFGEPIGIS from the coding sequence ATGAGCTTTCGCAAGGACATCCTGGACCGGGTGAGACGTCTCATCCGCGCCGAACAGGGCGTGGCGGCGGTGGAATTTGCGCTGGTCCTGCCCATTATGCTGTTCGTCTATCTGGGGACGCTCGAAGCCAGTACGCTGATCACAATGGACCGCAAGGTGCAGTCGGTAGCCGGCGCTGTCGGCGATCTCGTCGCCCGCGCCAATGGCACGATCACATCGAGCGAGCTACAGGATTATTTCCAGGCAGCAAGCGGCATTATGATCCCCTATTCGGCTGACGAGGTCGCGCAGGTCGTGACGGCAATTCAGGTCAGCAGCGACGGCAAGACCGCCACAGTCGTTTGGACCCGGAAACTCGAAGACGGGAACTATACCAGCCTCACGCCCTATACGGTGGGCGGTACATATCCCCTGCCTGAGGCCATGACCAATATCGCCAAGGGCCAAATGGTGATTGCCGCGGAGGCGAGCTACACGGCCAAGCCGCTGGTTGGGGTCATTTTCGATGTGCCGGTCAATCTTTACCGGGCCAGCTATTTCCTATCGCGCTTCGGGGAGCCGATCGGGATCAGCTAA
- a CDS encoding TadE/TadG family type IV pilus assembly protein: MARHERGVTVVEFALLAPVFFAIIGAILQTSIIFLSSQVLESALHDASRAIRTGQAQAVGTSIEQFRADVCGRLYGLFPDCSGLHIRVNTITDFQSATVVPPVDSTCEAPCDWTVAESWSPGDSKSVVLVQIYYRYPVLLQLGPLGMSNLGDGSRLMGSITVFKNEPFS; this comes from the coding sequence TTGGCGCGCCATGAGCGCGGCGTAACGGTGGTCGAGTTCGCCCTGCTCGCTCCGGTCTTTTTCGCCATTATCGGCGCAATCCTCCAGACATCCATAATCTTCCTGTCGTCCCAGGTTCTGGAAAGCGCTTTGCATGACGCCTCGCGCGCTATTCGAACCGGGCAGGCCCAGGCCGTCGGCACCTCGATCGAGCAGTTCCGTGCCGATGTCTGCGGCCGCCTCTATGGCCTGTTCCCCGATTGCTCGGGCCTGCATATCCGGGTCAATACGATAACCGATTTTCAATCGGCGACCGTGGTTCCGCCGGTGGATTCCACCTGCGAAGCTCCCTGCGACTGGACTGTCGCGGAATCCTGGTCACCCGGTGACAGCAAATCCGTGGTGCTGGTGCAGATTTACTACCGCTATCCAGTCCTGCTGCAACTCGGTCCATTGGGCATGTCCAATCTGGGCGATGGCAGCCGGCTCATGGGGTCGATCACCGTGTTTAAGAACGAGCCATTCTCATGA
- a CDS encoding pilus assembly protein N-terminal domain-containing protein, with the protein MFRSALTALLLAATLAVPRPALAQDGAPINVNVNMARVLRISAPAATVIVGNPGIADVTIQDPQTLILTGKSYGQTNLIVLDSRGEPVADTLVEVVQMTAGIMTVYQGQSRTTLACAPVCQPVVMMGDDAGFSGQTLASSQLVQSAAN; encoded by the coding sequence ATGTTCCGTTCTGCCCTCACTGCCCTGTTGCTGGCTGCAACGCTCGCGGTGCCCAGGCCTGCCCTGGCTCAGGACGGCGCGCCGATCAATGTGAATGTCAATATGGCCCGGGTGCTGCGGATCAGCGCTCCCGCCGCAACGGTTATCGTGGGCAATCCCGGTATTGCCGACGTAACCATTCAGGATCCGCAGACGCTGATCCTGACCGGCAAAAGCTACGGACAGACCAACCTTATCGTTCTGGATAGCCGCGGCGAGCCCGTTGCCGACACGCTGGTCGAGGTAGTGCAGATGACGGCCGGGATCATGACGGTCTATCAGGGCCAGAGCCGCACGACCCTGGCATGCGCCCCGGTATGCCAGCCCGTGGTGATGATGGGTGACGATGCGGGCTTTTCGGGGCAGACCCTTGCCTCGTCGCAATTGGTGCAGTCGGCCGCCAACTGA
- a CDS encoding Flp family type IVb pilin, producing MKIFARFAQDESGATAIEYGLIAALISVGIILAATTLGGNLGTLFNNIANTLNVTVPNSGGGTTTTTP from the coding sequence ATGAAAATTTTCGCACGTTTCGCGCAGGATGAGTCGGGCGCGACTGCAATCGAGTACGGCCTGATCGCCGCGCTCATCTCCGTTGGTATTATTCTGGCGGCAACGACGCTGGGTGGCAACCTCGGAACCCTGTTCAACAATATCGCCAACACGCTGAACGTGACCGTTCCGAATAGCGGTGGCGGCACCACCACCACCACGCCGTAA
- a CDS encoding prepilin peptidase codes for MLYIALLFFPLAMAFAASSDLLTMRISNKLVLLLAAGFVAMALIVELPLQQFAMHVLCAFIVLVVAFAMFALRWIGGGDAKLAAATTLWLGFGLTLPYLFYTGLFGGALTLLILALRRVPLTPFMARFAWLNRLRDPKQGVPYGIAMALAGLMTYSHTVIFERLTA; via the coding sequence ATGCTCTATATCGCTCTTTTATTCTTTCCGCTGGCCATGGCCTTTGCGGCCTCTTCCGATCTCTTGACCATGCGCATCTCCAACAAGCTCGTCCTGCTTCTGGCCGCCGGCTTTGTGGCTATGGCACTCATCGTCGAATTGCCGCTGCAGCAATTTGCCATGCATGTGCTTTGTGCCTTTATCGTTCTGGTCGTGGCCTTCGCCATGTTCGCCCTGCGCTGGATCGGCGGCGGCGACGCCAAACTGGCCGCGGCCACCACGCTCTGGCTCGGTTTCGGCCTCACCTTGCCCTATCTGTTCTATACCGGCTTGTTTGGTGGAGCGCTGACCTTGCTCATTCTGGCGCTGCGCCGTGTGCCGCTCACCCCGTTCATGGCGCGGTTCGCATGGCTCAATCGCCTGCGCGATCCCAAACAGGGCGTTCCCTATGGCATTGCCATGGCGCTTGCCGGTCTTATGACCTATTCCCACACCGTTATCTTCGAGCGCCTCACCGCCTGA
- the cpaB gene encoding Flp pilus assembly protein CpaB produces MRPARIVLILVALVAGSLAAFLVTRGNRTPAPTAEVRTEVVQEAKTRILVARTPIGVGERLGIDRVEWQDWPEGALRPEYVTVSAMPDAPTQLTGAVARFEFFPGEPIREAKLVRTKQGYLSAVLAPGKRGVSVTVSAASSAGGFVVPNDHVDVLLTTSSAMGQRSEVILSNVRVLALGKRLGEMGASGGDETGSAPSPTPTTFDATTIATLELDPAQAETLVNASTRGQLSLTLRSVLDFNRADAGTARANQAVRLIRYGKEQSVMAGSTMSADATDTTNMPEISPALVAPEAPQVLPQ; encoded by the coding sequence ATGAGACCGGCGCGTATTGTCCTGATATTGGTGGCCCTGGTGGCCGGATCGCTGGCGGCCTTCCTGGTAACGCGCGGCAATCGGACCCCTGCTCCCACCGCCGAGGTCAGGACCGAAGTTGTGCAGGAAGCCAAGACCCGGATTCTGGTCGCCAGAACGCCGATCGGCGTGGGCGAGCGGCTCGGCATCGACCGCGTGGAGTGGCAGGATTGGCCCGAAGGGGCCCTGCGCCCCGAATATGTCACTGTTTCGGCCATGCCCGATGCGCCCACGCAATTGACGGGCGCAGTGGCCCGCTTTGAATTTTTCCCCGGCGAGCCCATCCGCGAGGCCAAGCTGGTCCGTACCAAACAGGGCTATCTTTCGGCCGTCCTGGCCCCGGGCAAGCGCGGCGTGTCGGTCACCGTGTCCGCAGCCTCCAGCGCCGGCGGCTTCGTCGTGCCCAATGACCATGTCGATGTGCTGCTCACCACCTCGAGCGCAATGGGGCAGCGCTCCGAGGTTATCCTCTCCAATGTGCGCGTGCTTGCCCTGGGCAAGCGCCTGGGTGAAATGGGCGCGAGCGGCGGCGACGAAACCGGTTCCGCACCCAGCCCGACACCGACCACATTCGATGCCACCACCATCGCCACGCTCGAGCTTGATCCGGCCCAGGCCGAAACGCTGGTCAACGCCTCCACCCGGGGTCAGCTCAGCCTCACCTTGCGTTCGGTGCTCGATTTCAACCGCGCCGATGCGGGCACGGCCCGAGCCAATCAGGCCGTGCGGCTGATCCGCTATGGCAAGGAGCAAAGCGTCATGGCCGGCAGCACCATGTCTGCCGATGCGACCGATACAACCAATATGCCGGAAATTTCCCCGGCTCTGGTGGCGCCAGAAGCGCCCCAGGTCCTGCCGCAATAG